The following proteins come from a genomic window of Ferviditalea candida:
- a CDS encoding purine-cytosine permease family protein translates to MDSQVLNENLKGTKVSARSTKRSFNNWVNNPVLEDYALRYAPRSFRKWTEFAVASSAIGGIAYLADFAIGGSIAVTYGFANALWAIVVTAVIIFLTGLPISYYSAKYNIDMDLLTRGAGFGYMGSTLTSLVYASFTFIYFSLEGSVMAQAFELYFGMSLPVGYLISSLIIIPMVIYGMTFLARLQVWTQPIWITLMVLPFIVILIKDPGTLVSWTQFAGNSKSGASFNPLSFGLAAGVVLSLIAQIGEQVDYLRFMPDKTKSNSRKWWWAVILAGPGWVILGALKQLGGSFLASYIAPTVGIDKSTEPIQMYTMAFQYFIPGAFAALSIATLFVILSQIKINVTNAYSGSLSWSNFFSRLFHAHPGRVVWLFLNVGIAIILMEAGVFGFLNTVLGFYSNVAVAWIGALVADLVVNKNILKISPAYIEFKRAHLYNFNPAGFGSMLIASVISILAYYGMFGSWMQAFSPFVSLALAFVLAPIIAVLTKGKYYIARPNPMIKGNGGLPNTASAQISSLDQTTSANEVLTCSVCGYDYEIEDSTYCPFHGGNICSLCCSLESSCHDMCKAR, encoded by the coding sequence TTGGATAGTCAAGTTCTGAACGAGAATCTGAAGGGAACCAAAGTATCGGCACGATCAACAAAGCGCTCTTTCAACAATTGGGTAAACAATCCTGTTTTAGAGGATTACGCGCTTCGTTACGCACCGCGTTCATTCCGAAAATGGACGGAATTTGCCGTAGCCAGTTCGGCAATCGGCGGCATTGCGTACTTGGCGGATTTTGCCATTGGCGGTTCGATTGCCGTCACCTACGGATTTGCCAATGCGCTATGGGCCATTGTGGTCACCGCGGTCATCATCTTCCTGACAGGGCTTCCGATTTCGTATTATTCGGCTAAGTACAACATTGACATGGATTTGTTGACACGCGGGGCAGGCTTCGGTTATATGGGTTCGACCTTAACTTCCCTAGTTTACGCCTCATTTACATTTATTTATTTTTCGCTTGAAGGTTCAGTGATGGCTCAGGCATTTGAATTGTATTTTGGAATGTCTTTACCGGTCGGCTATTTAATATCCTCCTTGATCATTATCCCGATGGTTATTTACGGGATGACCTTCCTGGCGCGTTTGCAGGTTTGGACGCAACCGATTTGGATTACTCTGATGGTATTGCCGTTTATTGTGATTTTGATCAAAGATCCCGGCACTCTGGTAAGCTGGACGCAATTTGCCGGCAATTCCAAATCGGGCGCTTCATTCAATCCTCTCTCATTCGGTCTTGCAGCCGGAGTGGTGCTGTCCCTTATCGCCCAAATCGGCGAACAAGTCGATTATTTGCGGTTTATGCCGGACAAAACCAAATCGAACAGCAGAAAATGGTGGTGGGCCGTTATTCTGGCCGGTCCCGGATGGGTCATTCTCGGCGCGCTAAAGCAGCTCGGAGGATCATTCCTTGCTTCTTATATAGCACCGACGGTTGGAATCGACAAGTCCACCGAACCGATCCAAATGTATACGATGGCATTTCAATATTTTATTCCCGGCGCGTTTGCGGCTCTAAGCATTGCCACTTTATTCGTTATCTTGTCGCAGATCAAAATTAATGTAACCAATGCGTATTCGGGCTCCCTCTCATGGTCAAACTTTTTCTCCCGTCTTTTTCATGCTCATCCCGGGCGTGTGGTTTGGCTCTTTTTGAATGTGGGGATTGCCATCATCCTGATGGAGGCAGGGGTATTCGGGTTTTTAAACACGGTTCTGGGATTCTACTCCAACGTGGCCGTAGCATGGATTGGCGCGCTGGTGGCGGATCTTGTCGTCAATAAAAATATACTCAAGATCAGCCCCGCTTATATCGAGTTTAAACGGGCCCATTTGTATAACTTCAACCCGGCGGGATTCGGTTCGATGCTCATCGCTTCAGTGATTTCAATACTGGCTTACTACGGGATGTTCGGTTCATGGATGCAGGCTTTCTCGCCATTTGTCTCGCTCGCGCTGGCCTTTGTCCTGGCTCCGATTATCGCCGTTCTGACGAAAGGCAAATATTATATCGCCCGTCCGAATCCGATGATTAAAGGGAACGGTGGATTGCCGAACACCGCAAGCGCGCAGATTTCATCCTTGGATCAAACGACATCCGCCAATGAGGTACTTACTTGTTCCGTTTGCGGTTACGACTATGAAATAGAAGACTCGACTTATTGCCCCTTCCATGGCGGGAATATATGCTCGCTGTGCTGCAGTCTGGAAAGCAGCTGCCACGATATGTGCAAAGCCCGATAA
- a CDS encoding transporter substrate-binding protein, translating to MTEINRNEIKIGILFSLTGTTGITERGQYQASLLAIRQINEQGGVDGKFLLPIVEDIASDPYWAAKKAEKLINIDKVAAIVGLYTSSCRKSVIPVLEQYDSLLLYPTQYEGEEQHRNIFYCGPLPNQQLLHFIPWIINNLGKSIYLIGSDYIYPRETNRHIRHLIQFHKGKIAGENYVKLGRQEFSNYLNEIKEANPDVIFSTLVGDSAIAFYQQHHHHGLKQPIASAITAETEIASIQAPYAAGHYSSFPYFSSIQSERNQAFVAAYRRTYGSENISSAMENAYNSLFLLTEALRRTKTASIDELRRVLPGLAFDAPQGKIVVDKINQHLWLNSRIGQVNEKGQFTIVWESDQPIAPVPFFKNVTIAASENKPEVESQEEIRINQELLEKHMKDFSEYRILQDISGHIPESLFVLLDGSIVFLNPSAEALLASKREAVLQVLREISSGNRDDSASVLRKEISGDLFEVSVKKSPPYVYLYFKQQGKNNFHFISKDKSRLLTRDLIGSDEKFMHAVSLTRFASRTNANVLILGESGTGKELFARAIHNESMRMNKPFIALNCAAIPRDLINAELFGYMEGAFTGAKKGGSPGKFEFANGGTLFLDEIGDMPLELQATLLRVLQEKEVTRVGGHKSIPVDVRIIAATNKNITQEIAYNGSFRSDLYFRLNVFTIELIPLRERAGDIPELAGHFIKEMSLSTGLPFKHIAAEALELLYRHSWPGNVRELNNVIERAYYLAENSSYITKEHLPQYIVQVDRVEEIKQISNERERNFYIQALVKRKGNISNTAKDLGISRTTLYRKLKEYNIKVGR from the coding sequence GTGACAGAAATCAACCGGAATGAAATTAAAATCGGCATTCTTTTTTCTTTGACGGGGACCACAGGGATTACGGAACGCGGACAATATCAAGCGAGTCTCTTGGCCATCCGTCAGATTAACGAACAAGGCGGAGTCGACGGGAAGTTTTTGCTGCCCATCGTGGAAGACATCGCATCCGATCCTTACTGGGCCGCCAAGAAAGCGGAGAAATTAATCAACATCGACAAAGTGGCGGCCATCGTCGGATTGTATACTTCCTCTTGCCGCAAATCGGTCATTCCTGTGTTGGAACAATACGACTCCCTTTTGCTTTATCCGACACAGTACGAAGGGGAAGAACAGCACCGGAACATCTTTTATTGCGGACCGCTGCCGAATCAGCAGCTGCTTCATTTCATCCCTTGGATTATCAACAATTTGGGGAAATCGATCTATCTGATCGGGTCCGATTATATTTACCCTCGCGAAACAAACCGGCATATTCGTCATCTGATCCAATTCCATAAAGGAAAAATTGCCGGCGAAAACTACGTGAAATTGGGAAGGCAGGAATTCAGCAATTATTTAAACGAAATTAAGGAAGCCAACCCCGATGTCATTTTCTCCACTCTCGTAGGGGACAGCGCAATCGCCTTTTATCAACAGCATCATCATCACGGCTTGAAGCAACCGATCGCCAGCGCCATTACGGCCGAAACGGAAATAGCATCCATTCAGGCGCCTTATGCAGCAGGCCATTATTCTTCCTTTCCGTACTTCAGTTCCATACAATCCGAAAGAAATCAGGCATTTGTAGCGGCGTATCGCCGCACATACGGCTCAGAAAACATTAGTTCGGCTATGGAAAATGCGTATAATAGCCTATTTTTGCTTACGGAAGCGCTGCGGAGAACGAAAACGGCAAGTATCGACGAACTTCGCCGTGTTTTGCCCGGATTAGCGTTTGACGCCCCGCAGGGAAAGATTGTCGTAGACAAAATCAATCAACATTTGTGGTTGAATTCCAGAATCGGACAAGTAAACGAAAAAGGGCAGTTTACCATTGTTTGGGAATCGGATCAACCGATTGCTCCAGTTCCTTTTTTTAAAAATGTGACCATTGCAGCATCCGAGAACAAGCCTGAAGTCGAATCCCAAGAGGAGATCCGGATCAACCAAGAGCTCTTGGAAAAACACATGAAAGACTTTTCCGAATATCGGATTCTTCAAGATATCTCAGGACACATTCCGGAAAGTTTGTTTGTGCTGCTGGACGGATCGATTGTATTTCTGAATCCGTCCGCCGAAGCATTGCTGGCAAGCAAGCGTGAGGCCGTTCTGCAGGTGTTAAGGGAAATTTCATCCGGCAATAGGGATGATTCCGCATCCGTCTTGAGAAAGGAAATTTCCGGAGATCTGTTTGAAGTGTCGGTCAAAAAATCTCCGCCGTATGTTTATTTGTATTTCAAACAACAGGGCAAGAACAACTTCCACTTTATTTCCAAGGATAAAAGCCGGCTCCTGACCCGGGATCTCATCGGTTCCGATGAAAAATTCATGCACGCTGTGTCGCTGACCAGATTCGCATCAAGAACCAACGCAAACGTCTTGATACTTGGAGAAAGCGGTACAGGCAAAGAGTTGTTCGCCAGAGCGATCCATAATGAAAGCATGCGGATGAACAAACCGTTCATTGCTTTGAATTGCGCGGCAATTCCGAGGGATTTAATCAATGCGGAGTTGTTCGGGTATATGGAGGGCGCATTTACCGGGGCAAAAAAAGGAGGCAGTCCGGGGAAATTCGAATTCGCGAACGGAGGCACGTTGTTTCTGGATGAAATCGGCGATATGCCGCTTGAACTTCAGGCGACTCTGCTGCGAGTCCTGCAGGAAAAAGAGGTCACCCGTGTCGGCGGACATAAATCCATACCCGTAGATGTACGCATCATTGCGGCAACCAACAAAAACATAACTCAGGAAATCGCTTATAACGGCTCGTTTCGAAGCGATCTCTACTTCAGGCTGAATGTGTTTACCATTGAGTTAATTCCGTTGCGCGAGCGCGCCGGGGATATTCCCGAATTGGCGGGGCATTTCATCAAAGAAATGTCATTAAGCACAGGTCTTCCATTTAAACATATTGCAGCTGAAGCGCTTGAACTGCTCTACCGGCATAGTTGGCCGGGAAATGTCCGGGAACTCAATAATGTCATCGAGCGCGCTTATTATTTGGCCGAAAATTCCTCTTACATCACGAAAGAGCATCTTCCGCAATATATTGTTCAAGTTGACCGCGTGGAAGAAATTAAACAGATCAGCAATGAACGCGAACGGAATTTTTATATTCAAGCTTTAGTAAAACGGAAAGGAAATATCAGCAACACGGCCAAAGATTTGGGCATATCCCGAACGACACTCTATCGAAAACTGAAAGAATACAACATCAAAGTTGGCCGATAA
- a CDS encoding CDP-alcohol phosphatidyltransferase family protein codes for MVFIVNHFPKFVTVFTVSSVAFDFWDGRIARKLKAASEFGVELDSLADVSVLALFLHWLFMKQFPIF; via the coding sequence TTGGTTTTTATCGTTAATCATTTCCCAAAATTCGTTACCGTTTTTACTGTATCCAGTGTTGCTTTTGATTTTTGGGATGGAAGAATTGCCCGAAAACTTAAAGCAGCAAGTGAATTCGGAGTGGAATTGGATTCTTTGGCTGATGTCTCAGTTTTGGCGTTGTTCCTGCATTGGCTCTTTATGAAACAGTTCCCCATCTTTTGA
- the fmdA gene encoding formamidase, whose product MPEVLFKVDLTKPMEEQDVPGHNRWHPDIPAVVSVNPGSVFRIECKDWTDGQIHNNDDPSDVRDVDLTRVHVLSGPIWVNGAEPGDLLVVDILDIGALPTSEWGFTGIFARENGGGFLTNHFPEAGKAIWDFHGIYASSRHIPNVRFPGLLHPGLIGCAPSHEMLAEWNKREAELVATDPDRVPPLANLPSPKGAVLGNLKGAEFDRIAKEGARTVPPREHGGNCDIKNLSKGSRVYFPVYVDGAKLSMGDIHFCQGDGEISFCGAIEMAGWLDLHVSLIKNGVAKYAVTNPIFKTGPVEPAFSEYIVFEGISVDEEGKQYYLDPFIAYQRACMNAVEYLKKFGYTGEQAYMLLSAAPCEGRISGIVDIPNSCSTIAIPTGIFNKNILPT is encoded by the coding sequence ATGCCGGAAGTGCTTTTTAAAGTAGATCTGACGAAACCGATGGAAGAACAGGATGTTCCCGGACATAACCGTTGGCACCCCGATATCCCGGCTGTGGTTTCCGTAAACCCGGGATCCGTATTCCGGATTGAGTGCAAGGACTGGACGGACGGTCAAATCCATAACAACGACGATCCTTCCGATGTTCGCGATGTGGACCTGACAAGAGTCCACGTGCTGAGCGGACCTATTTGGGTCAACGGAGCCGAACCCGGGGATTTGCTGGTCGTGGATATATTGGATATCGGCGCTCTGCCGACTTCAGAATGGGGCTTTACCGGAATATTTGCCCGGGAGAATGGAGGCGGCTTTCTGACCAACCACTTTCCTGAAGCCGGCAAAGCCATTTGGGATTTTCACGGCATCTATGCATCTTCCCGCCACATTCCAAACGTCAGATTTCCCGGCCTTTTGCATCCCGGATTGATCGGCTGCGCGCCGTCCCATGAGATGCTGGCCGAATGGAACAAGCGGGAAGCCGAATTGGTTGCCACCGATCCCGACAGGGTGCCTCCTCTCGCGAATCTCCCCAGCCCCAAGGGAGCGGTTTTAGGCAATTTGAAAGGGGCGGAGTTTGACCGCATCGCCAAAGAGGGAGCCAGAACCGTACCGCCCCGCGAACATGGAGGAAACTGCGACATCAAGAATCTGTCCAAGGGCTCCAGAGTGTATTTCCCGGTATATGTCGATGGAGCCAAACTATCAATGGGGGATATCCATTTCTGTCAGGGCGACGGAGAAATTTCCTTCTGCGGCGCCATCGAAATGGCGGGATGGTTGGATCTTCACGTTTCCCTCATCAAAAACGGCGTTGCGAAATATGCGGTAACCAATCCCATCTTTAAAACAGGACCCGTAGAGCCTGCCTTCTCCGAATATATTGTATTTGAGGGTATTTCGGTCGATGAAGAGGGGAAGCAATATTATCTGGATCCTTTTATCGCCTATCAACGGGCCTGCATGAATGCCGTCGAATATTTGAAGAAATTCGGCTATACGGGAGAACAAGCGTATATGCTCCTAAGCGCGGCTCCTTGTGAAGGACGCATAAGCGGAATTGTGGATATACCCAACTCTTGCAGTACAATAGCGATCCCCACCGGGATTTTCAACAAAAACATACTTCCTACCTGA
- a CDS encoding gamma-aminobutyraldehyde dehydrogenase produces the protein MIKSYNSYIDGRWVNTEQKFNVVNPANGQIIAEVDQCGVEHIEQAVDAANRAFPEWAAMGPAARAELLFRWTEILIQRAQEFAELETAQTGKPIIMTENFDIPFSIDNLRFFAGAARVVPGMATTEYVPGHQSSIRREPIGVVGLISPWNYPMNMAAWKLGPSLAAGNTVVIKPASLTPLTTIEMARAAHEAGIPAGVLNVVTGPGGIVGDALVRHPNVRMISLTGDTQTGKTIMAQAASTAKKLHLELGGKAPFVVFADADLEAAVQGAVMGAFINSGQDCTAAARVYVEASVYDQFLSMLSERVKRIRVGLPMERNTEMGSLISYSHRDRVEGFVRRAVQAGAKVAAGGCRPEEPDLKAGAYYMPTVLYDAAQDSEIVQEEVFGPVLVVLAFRDEANALALANDTIFGLAASVWTRDVFKANRMSAGIQAGTVWINDHITIVSEMPHGGYKQSGFGKDMSAYALEDYTQIKHVMADVTGRVYKDWHFMK, from the coding sequence TTGATCAAATCATATAACAGTTATATTGATGGACGCTGGGTGAACACGGAGCAAAAATTCAACGTCGTGAACCCGGCTAATGGACAAATCATCGCCGAAGTGGATCAATGCGGTGTAGAGCATATTGAACAAGCCGTGGATGCGGCAAATCGGGCTTTTCCGGAATGGGCGGCCATGGGGCCTGCCGCGCGGGCCGAGTTACTGTTTAGATGGACAGAAATTCTGATTCAGCGTGCTCAGGAATTTGCGGAATTGGAAACTGCGCAAACCGGAAAACCGATTATTATGACGGAAAATTTCGATATTCCTTTTTCGATCGATAATTTGCGTTTTTTCGCGGGTGCTGCAAGAGTAGTCCCCGGCATGGCAACGACCGAGTATGTCCCTGGCCATCAAAGCTCGATCCGGAGAGAACCGATTGGTGTTGTAGGCCTGATCTCGCCTTGGAATTATCCGATGAACATGGCCGCCTGGAAGCTCGGTCCCTCGCTTGCGGCTGGGAATACCGTCGTGATCAAACCGGCCAGCTTAACGCCGCTGACGACCATCGAGATGGCAAGGGCAGCGCACGAGGCGGGTATTCCGGCAGGTGTTCTGAACGTGGTGACAGGTCCCGGTGGGATAGTCGGGGATGCGTTGGTGAGGCATCCGAATGTGCGCATGATCTCCCTTACGGGCGATACGCAAACCGGGAAGACGATTATGGCCCAAGCGGCTTCAACCGCGAAAAAGCTTCATCTGGAATTGGGAGGAAAAGCGCCTTTCGTGGTGTTCGCCGATGCGGATTTGGAGGCGGCGGTTCAAGGAGCGGTCATGGGGGCATTTATCAATTCCGGACAGGATTGTACGGCAGCTGCGCGGGTGTATGTTGAAGCTTCCGTTTACGATCAGTTTTTATCCATGCTGTCGGAGCGTGTAAAACGGATTCGCGTCGGTCTTCCGATGGAGCGTAATACGGAGATGGGATCGCTTATTTCTTACTCGCACCGCGATCGTGTCGAGGGTTTTGTGCGGCGGGCCGTGCAGGCGGGAGCAAAGGTGGCTGCCGGAGGCTGTCGTCCCGAGGAGCCTGATCTGAAGGCCGGAGCCTATTACATGCCGACGGTGCTTTACGATGCTGCGCAGGATTCCGAGATTGTACAGGAAGAGGTATTCGGCCCTGTGTTGGTCGTTCTTGCTTTCCGCGATGAGGCGAATGCTCTTGCGTTGGCGAACGATACGATTTTCGGATTGGCCGCATCGGTTTGGACCAGGGATGTGTTTAAGGCCAATCGGATGTCTGCCGGAATTCAAGCGGGCACCGTTTGGATCAACGACCACATTACGATAGTTTCGGAGATGCCGCACGGCGGATATAAACAAAGCGGTTTCGGAAAGGATATGTCGGCCTACGCGCTTGAAGACTACACGCAAATCAAGCACGTAATGGCAGATGTAACCGGCAGGGTCTATAAAGATTGGCATTTTATGAAATGA
- a CDS encoding GlcG/HbpS family heme-binding protein — MILNEEIVKQMLQDALDHGTGIGIPISVAVTDAAGHLLGFSRHINAEIVSITLAQDKAFTAAVNRISTAELGKLCQPGAELYGLQNNLGGRMVIFGGGIPIRDREGMLIGAIGVSGGTCEQDIACGQFAIAKAIERGMKS; from the coding sequence ATGATTTTGAATGAAGAGATAGTCAAGCAAATGCTGCAGGATGCTTTAGACCACGGGACCGGGATAGGAATTCCCATCTCCGTTGCCGTTACAGACGCCGCCGGCCACCTTTTGGGCTTCAGCCGTCATATTAATGCGGAAATTGTAAGCATCACCCTTGCGCAGGACAAAGCTTTCACTGCAGCTGTGAATAGAATCAGCACTGCAGAGCTTGGCAAACTATGTCAGCCGGGAGCAGAACTATACGGTTTGCAAAACAATCTTGGGGGCCGTATGGTGATCTTTGGGGGCGGCATACCGATTCGGGACCGGGAAGGCATGTTGATTGGAGCTATTGGAGTGAGCGGAGGAACTTGTGAACAAGATATTGCCTGCGGACAATTTGCGATCGCGAAGGCTATTGAGAGGGGAATGAAATCTTGA
- the sor gene encoding sulfur oxygenase/reductase: protein MPNPYIAISKAKVTNAKESFAAFESVGPKVCMVTANHHGFLGFQNHVQVGVYPMGGRFGGAKMNMQTELNPVGILQYTFWKRWQDHEEMHNDYFDSIFRLCSRCLGMVIEGPWEDVYEIVAHDMPESMGITDVPSQLGAAFMAGQEMDPVSLPYGQRCMAHGTHSVIPGMEKEFEQAVVDTMNQFKKAPGFLGFMLLKQIGASAIGSFQLKPDGIHQALETLGDNPPSVRDGNFSLMQAERKPTEYIVHMEWADQKSAMFGISRVAINYETRKVHDRVLDTLVSGPYVTMWNPMMEDTSWRTYLNTK, encoded by the coding sequence ATGCCAAATCCGTACATTGCAATCAGCAAAGCAAAAGTTACGAATGCCAAAGAAAGTTTCGCAGCATTTGAAAGCGTCGGCCCCAAAGTTTGTATGGTTACAGCCAATCATCACGGTTTTCTCGGCTTTCAGAATCACGTACAGGTAGGGGTATATCCGATGGGTGGCAGATTCGGCGGAGCGAAAATGAATATGCAAACCGAATTGAACCCTGTAGGAATTTTACAGTATACGTTCTGGAAAAGATGGCAGGACCACGAGGAAATGCACAACGATTATTTCGACAGTATTTTCCGTCTTTGCTCCCGCTGTCTCGGCATGGTAATTGAAGGTCCGTGGGAAGACGTCTATGAGATCGTCGCTCATGATATGCCGGAGAGCATGGGCATCACAGACGTTCCTTCCCAATTGGGCGCAGCATTCATGGCGGGCCAGGAAATGGACCCCGTTTCACTGCCTTACGGCCAGCGCTGTATGGCTCACGGCACGCATTCGGTTATCCCGGGTATGGAAAAGGAATTCGAACAGGCCGTTGTCGATACGATGAATCAATTCAAAAAGGCTCCCGGATTCCTGGGCTTCATGCTGCTGAAACAAATTGGCGCATCGGCCATCGGAAGCTTCCAACTGAAACCGGACGGCATTCACCAAGCTCTGGAAACACTCGGCGACAATCCTCCCAGCGTCAGAGACGGAAACTTCTCCTTGATGCAGGCTGAGCGCAAACCAACGGAATATATCGTACACATGGAATGGGCCGATCAGAAGTCCGCAATGTTCGGAATTTCCCGCGTTGCCATTAATTATGAGACCCGCAAGGTTCACGACCGCGTGCTTGATACCCTTGTTTCAGGTCCTTATGTTACGATGTGGAATCCGATGATGGAAGACACCTCTTGGCGCACTTATTTGAATACGAAATAA
- a CDS encoding DedA family protein, with translation MMLGMIGLPVPDELLMTFAGYLIFKGKLVYWITLIVACLGSISGVSFSFFLGHKWGLPLLEKHGRKIHMTPERLEKSEIWFKRFGKFAVTFSYFIPGVRHFTAISAGISRWKYRIFLLYAVPGGIAWAFTFITLGYYLGENWRVFTETFHRYMLYTVLGLVIGLGIWLAIRRKRNPKQMKAETPTPIGSRSRSFVSYEFIDEMQKHPDSAAFIDELNSEPQDQGPAPRR, from the coding sequence ATGATGCTGGGAATGATTGGTTTGCCTGTCCCCGATGAATTGCTCATGACGTTTGCCGGGTATTTGATTTTCAAAGGAAAACTGGTTTATTGGATCACGCTTATCGTTGCATGCTTGGGTTCGATAAGCGGCGTATCGTTCAGTTTTTTCTTGGGTCACAAATGGGGTTTGCCTTTGTTGGAAAAGCACGGACGGAAAATACATATGACTCCGGAGAGATTGGAAAAATCGGAGATTTGGTTTAAACGCTTCGGCAAATTCGCCGTCACTTTCAGTTACTTCATTCCTGGAGTGCGCCACTTTACCGCGATCTCGGCGGGCATCAGCAGATGGAAATATCGCATTTTTTTGTTGTATGCAGTCCCTGGCGGTATAGCGTGGGCCTTTACTTTTATAACGCTTGGTTACTATCTGGGAGAAAATTGGCGGGTTTTTACAGAAACCTTCCACAGGTATATGTTATATACCGTTCTTGGGTTGGTTATTGGGCTTGGAATCTGGCTGGCAATACGCCGCAAACGGAATCCTAAACAAATGAAAGCAGAAACGCCAACACCGATTGGTTCGAGGTCACGCTCATTCGTGTCTTATGAATTTATTGACGAAATGCAAAAACATCCCGACTCTGCGGCTTTTATCGATGAACTGAATTCTGAACCACAGGATCAAGGACCTGCTCCAAGACGCTGA
- a CDS encoding APC family permease: MSTSSTSSSNQLRLKRNLSVWDAVVMSAAFMGPAVSMYFNTGYAAGFAGAAMPLSFVISMIIALILAKTVGEFSKIAPSAGAFYVFANKGIGPRSGFLSGWLMFIGYSLLEPAEEALFGITASEIIKSQLGIDIPWYIISLIAWAVVFTLSTIGAKQSMKITMLLFLAEVGVLLVLCFLIIGKGGYDGLHFSVFNPSNSPTGFSGVALGMVYGMLSFVGFESATTLAEEVVHPKRNVYYALMGSTILVGGIYIVATFAEVNGFGLGNMDALAKDVSPFVTLATQYGSPVLVLLIALAGLSSILAVTINTNNAIARVIYVMGRETVLPSFFGKVHQKFHTPSNAVMFQSLMSLVLLLLMGFSVGPSLTYGYLGAILTLGIIPVYIMASIGYVLYQKKQGNIRKHPFKNFILPIIASLLMLIPLSASFYPVPPFPYNILPLVVIIYAIVGFIVAKRLERDPERFKRAGEILGDADQGINV, translated from the coding sequence ATGTCAACTTCAAGTACATCTTCTTCAAATCAACTGCGCTTGAAACGGAATTTATCGGTATGGGATGCCGTAGTTATGTCAGCGGCGTTTATGGGTCCCGCGGTATCCATGTACTTTAACACTGGATATGCGGCAGGATTCGCCGGAGCGGCAATGCCGCTCAGCTTTGTCATTTCCATGATCATTGCCTTGATATTGGCCAAAACCGTCGGGGAATTCAGTAAAATTGCGCCGAGCGCCGGGGCGTTCTATGTCTTTGCGAATAAGGGCATCGGTCCGCGAAGCGGATTTTTATCGGGTTGGCTGATGTTTATCGGTTATTCGCTTTTGGAGCCGGCTGAAGAGGCGTTGTTCGGGATTACGGCCAGCGAAATCATCAAAAGCCAGCTGGGCATAGATATTCCATGGTATATTATTTCATTGATCGCATGGGCGGTTGTCTTCACGCTCTCGACAATCGGGGCCAAGCAATCGATGAAAATTACGATGCTCCTGTTCCTTGCGGAAGTAGGCGTATTGCTGGTATTATGCTTCTTGATCATCGGAAAAGGCGGATATGACGGCCTTCATTTCAGTGTTTTTAATCCGTCGAACAGTCCTACCGGTTTTTCCGGCGTTGCCCTGGGTATGGTATACGGCATGCTGTCGTTTGTCGGTTTCGAGTCGGCAACGACATTGGCTGAAGAAGTCGTGCATCCGAAACGCAACGTTTATTACGCGCTGATGGGGTCGACCATTCTCGTCGGAGGCATTTACATTGTCGCTACTTTCGCGGAAGTGAACGGATTCGGACTGGGCAATATGGATGCGCTCGCCAAGGATGTTTCCCCGTTTGTGACGCTCGCTACCCAATACGGTAGTCCCGTCTTGGTCTTGCTGATCGCTCTTGCGGGACTCAGCAGCATCCTGGCGGTCACCATCAATACAAATAACGCCATTGCCCGCGTCATTTATGTAATGGGCCGTGAAACCGTGCTTCCAAGCTTTTTCGGTAAAGTGCACCAAAAGTTCCATACCCCGTCGAATGCTGTTATGTTCCAATCGCTCATGTCTTTGGTATTGCTGCTTTTGATGGGCTTCTCCGTAGGTCCTTCCCTTACATACGGATACTTGGGGGCTATTCTTACATTAGGGATTATTCCGGTTTACATCATGGCTTCCATCGGATACGTGCTTTATCAGAAAAAACAAGGGAATATACGCAAACACCCATTTAAAAATTTTATTCTCCCGATCATAGCGTCGCTGTTGATGCTGATTCCGCTTTCAGCTTCATTCTATCCGGTTCCGCCGTTTCCTTACAATATCCTGCCGTTGGTCGTCATCATCTATGCCATTGTCGGATTTATCGTAGCCAAAAGACTTGAGCGGGATCCCGAACGCTTTAAACGCGCCGGCGAAATTTTGGGGGATGCAGATCAGGGGATAAATGTATGA
- a CDS encoding FmdB family zinc ribbon protein, giving the protein MPVYSFLCGNCGAFDRYRTISESGDPMNCPSCHNPGERIYTAPGIIKTSSALRSRMERGAEGRIVKREAGSQRSQSESGLPAAAKPQFVSGRPWMIGH; this is encoded by the coding sequence ATGCCGGTATATTCTTTTTTATGCGGGAATTGCGGCGCGTTTGACCGATACCGTACCATCAGCGAGTCCGGCGACCCTATGAATTGTCCGTCCTGCCATAATCCGGGGGAGCGTATTTATACGGCGCCGGGTATTATTAAAACTTCTTCGGCGCTTCGTTCCAGAATGGAGCGCGGCGCCGAAGGAAGAATCGTTAAACGCGAGGCGGGCAGTCAACGTTCACAAAGCGAAAGCGGATTGCCCGCCGCCGCAAAACCGCAATTCGTCTCCGGGAGACCTTGGATGATTGGTCACTGA